One window of Candidatus Mycobacterium wuenschmannii genomic DNA carries:
- a CDS encoding flavin-containing monooxygenase, with product MTGTTTTLIVGAGFAGIGAAIRLLQEGTDDFVILERSDRVGGTWRDNTYPGAACDIPSLLYSYSFEPNPGWTRTYSGSAEILGYIDDMVAKYDLARFIQFDTDVTCLEFDEGAGIWVADTADGKRYQARSVVMASGPLANASFPDIRGIDSYGGMKIHSARWDHGYDLGGKRVAVIGTGASAVQIIPELVKSAASVKVFQRTPGWVLPRVNFKHPAWARSTFKRLPMSEQALRDAWFWAHEVMAVGMVWNTAATSAIQLAARAHLRRQVKDSWLRRQLTPHFRPGCKRMLMTSDYYPALQADNCKLISWPIATLSPNGVRTADGVEHEVDCIVFATGFDVAKRGTPFPISGLGGRKLGDEWSQGTFAFKSVSVAGYPNLFFTFGPNSGPGHNSALVYMEAAIDYIVKAIKLLQQNDIGTLDVREDRQDRYHFEIQRRLRRTTWNSGCSSWYLTEDGYNGTMYPGFATQFMRELSRLDPHDYVITRRDDTHVELTQSL from the coding sequence ATGACAGGCACCACGACGACGTTGATCGTCGGCGCCGGGTTCGCCGGTATCGGTGCGGCGATCAGACTGCTTCAGGAGGGCACGGATGACTTCGTCATCCTGGAACGGTCAGATCGCGTCGGAGGCACCTGGCGAGATAATACTTATCCCGGTGCGGCCTGCGATATTCCCTCGCTTCTCTACTCCTACTCGTTCGAGCCGAATCCGGGCTGGACTCGTACCTACTCGGGGAGCGCTGAGATCCTCGGGTACATCGACGATATGGTCGCCAAGTACGATCTTGCCCGGTTCATCCAGTTCGATACCGACGTGACTTGCTTGGAATTCGATGAGGGTGCCGGCATCTGGGTGGCCGACACGGCAGATGGAAAGCGGTATCAAGCCCGGTCAGTTGTAATGGCCAGTGGACCACTTGCCAACGCCAGCTTTCCCGATATTCGGGGTATCGACTCGTACGGTGGAATGAAGATCCACAGCGCTCGATGGGACCATGGCTACGATCTCGGCGGTAAGAGGGTTGCAGTCATCGGGACAGGCGCGAGCGCGGTTCAGATCATTCCTGAGCTCGTGAAGTCGGCTGCCTCGGTCAAAGTCTTCCAGAGAACGCCCGGTTGGGTGTTGCCCAGGGTGAACTTCAAGCATCCGGCTTGGGCGCGTTCGACCTTCAAACGACTGCCGATGAGCGAACAAGCGCTCCGCGACGCCTGGTTTTGGGCCCACGAAGTGATGGCAGTGGGTATGGTCTGGAACACCGCCGCGACGTCCGCGATACAGCTGGCGGCCAGGGCTCATCTCCGTCGGCAGGTGAAAGACTCCTGGTTGAGACGTCAGTTGACGCCCCATTTCAGGCCTGGATGCAAGCGCATGCTCATGACCAGTGATTATTACCCTGCGCTACAGGCGGATAACTGCAAGCTGATCAGCTGGCCGATCGCCACATTGTCACCCAACGGTGTTCGGACCGCCGACGGTGTCGAACACGAAGTGGACTGTATCGTATTTGCCACTGGCTTCGACGTGGCCAAACGTGGCACCCCGTTCCCGATTAGCGGCCTCGGCGGTCGGAAGCTCGGCGATGAATGGTCTCAGGGGACATTTGCCTTCAAGAGCGTGAGCGTGGCCGGGTATCCGAATTTGTTCTTCACTTTCGGACCGAATTCCGGGCCAGGCCACAACTCGGCGCTCGTATATATGGAGGCTGCAATTGACTATATAGTCAAGGCGATCAAGCTCCTTCAGCAAAATGACATCGGCACTTTGGATGTGAGGGAGGATCGTCAGGACCGCTATCACTTCGAAATTCAGCGCCGCCTTCGACGAACGACTTGGAATTCGGGGTGCAGCAGTTGGTATTTGACCGAGGACGGCTACAACGGCACGATGTACCCAGGTTTCGCGACCCAGTTTATGAGAGAACTATCCCGCTTGGATCCTCATGATTACGTGATAACCCGGCGCGACGATACACACGTCGAGCTGACGCAATCACTCTGA